The following coding sequences lie in one Oncorhynchus masou masou isolate Uvic2021 chromosome 20, UVic_Omas_1.1, whole genome shotgun sequence genomic window:
- the kdm2aa gene encoding lysine (K)-specific demethylase 2Aa isoform X2, giving the protein MVRSGTRRRYHDDGISDDEIEGKRTFDLEEKLTSERFTSDRVKRMEGKDLTFEYIQRGGLRDPIIFEKPDGLGIKMPDPDFSVNDVKIFVGSRRMMDVMDVSTQKGIEMSMAQWRRYYETPPSQRDKLYNVISLEFSHTKLENLVQRPASVDIIDWVDNMWPRHLKERQRDSTNSITDMQYPKVQKYCLMSVQGCYTDFHIDFGGSSVWYHILRGGKVFWLIPPTPQNLELYEDWVLSGKQGDIFLGDKAQGCQRIELKQGYTFMIPSGWIHAVYTPVDTLVFGGNFLHSFNIPMQLNIYSIEDRTRVPAKFRYPFYYEMCWYVLERYLFSLTNTSYLTPDFQKHSLGIGLTRDPSTCESVNGHTQEEDEQEAPPTPGSNPGVKVHLTPFELEGLWNLLGKLESLPSQKNCVPAGIHDAPALLHDIRALLKEHANDIPKLSYTGKPIVKWPKRPSWYQPPPPPPPVARPKLSATVVTPRPQKPASSMSVLRRRRVRCKRCEACVRTECGDCNFCRDMKKFGGPGKLKQTCVLRQCLAPGLPLSVVCEICAEGNQEGGEGPVFALTLMECSNCAQIAHPACLKVTGDGVVNTDLPSCWECPKCVLGITDTEVKEDKNKMLHAKRKSSSYLDGRIAKIYRRRGHSRDDDDSGSDDDGDDEGSRGGGGGAGQKMSGPCPRGSGSTSRRGYGTGRRGIWRGSSHRGGAGRRSGLAPHSSLKMRRGRGGLGAGRGDREGGRRERGGRVRLRGGTRMQRRRDESEDDDDDDDEEDDDSEEDRQHHHRQRRRQRRTDDEEDDNDEEDDDEEDSSARDLEGEDEDVAYEDEDEEDDENRSDSEPEPPVLLVSDLNDDLLNGSYLTVTLQRPPRAKRHPGSIVPKLEAAMSPRTHGGGPGYVQHKTLGKTRHKNGTVAAGHGLAQPAKNPVGRPPRHRINNPHGDTADRERERDTASHSYSDSSASPTPPPPSSHSPSSLLSLPSFKDVGNEKGGEKEVWVAVFRYLSRAELASCMAVCKAWYKWSCDKRLWSGVDVSRCPSLSSQAVQGIIKRQPTSLDLSWTPVSKKQITLLIHRLPGLKELMIAGCSWSSMSALSTPSLPCLRTLDLRWAEGVKDTQIRDLVVPPGCDSRSRLRGCVALRLAGLDISDSTLRLILRHMPLLERLDLAHCRDLTDQSICLLTAAGTNTRNTLTEINLAGCNKLTDGCLAYLKRASGLALLDLRGCKGVTLRGCEGFISDLAHCVLFCMTEEKLIQRIS; this is encoded by the exons ATGGTG cggTCGGGCACGCGGCGGCGCTACCATGACGATGGTATCTCGGACGACGAGATCGAGGGGAAGAGGACCTTTGACCTGGAGGAGAAGCTGACGAGCGAGAGGTTCACCTCGGACAGGGTCAAACGCATGGAGGGGAAAG ACCTCACTTTTGAGTACATCCAAAGAGGTGGGTTGAGGGACCCGATCATCTTTGAGAAGCCAGACGGATTGGGCATCAA GATGCCAGATCCAGACTTCAGTGTGAACGACGTCAAGATATTTGTCG GCAGCAGGCGtatgatggatgtgatggatgtcAGTACTCAGAAGGGCATAGAGATGTCTATGGCCCAGTGGAGACGTTACTACGAGACACCCCCCTCCCAGAGGGACAAACTCTACAACGTCATCAGCCTGGAGTTTAGCCACACCAAGCTGGAGAACCTGGTCCAGAGGCCTGCATCG GTGGACATCATAGACTGGGTGGACAACATGTGGCCTCGGCAcctgaaggagagacagagagactccaCCAACTCCATCACAGACATGCAGTACCCCAAAGTGCAGAA gTACTGTCTAATGAGTGTGCAGGGCTGCTACACGGACTTCCACATAGACTTCGGCGGTTCCTCGGTCTGGTACCACATACTGCGGGGAGGCAAG GTGTTCTGGCTGATCCCGCCCACGCCTCAGAACCTGGAGCTGTATGAGGACTGGGTGTTGTCGGGGAAACAGGGAGACATCTTCCTGGGAGACAAGGCCCAGGGCTGTCAGAGGATAGAGCTGAAGCAGGGCTATACCTTCATGATCCCCTCAG GTTGGATCCACGCGGTCTACACTCCAGTGGACACCCTGGTGTTTGGGGGAAACTTCCTCCACAGCTTCAACATCCCCATGCAGCTCAACATCTACAGCATCGAGGACAGGACACGG GTACCAGCCAAGTTCCGTTACCCATTCTATTATGAGATGTGTTGGTACGTGCTGGAGAGATACCTCTTCAGTCTGACCAACACCTCCTACCTCACGCCTGACTTCCAGAAGCACTCCCTGGGCATCG GTCTTACCAGAGACCCCTCCACCTGTGAGTCAGTCAACGGGCACACCCAGGAGGAGGATGAACAGGAGGCTCCCCCGACCCCGGGCTCTAATcccggggtgaaggttcacctcaCGCCCTTTGAGCTGGAGGGGCTGTGGAACCTGCTGGGGAAGCTGGAGTCGCTGCCCTCACAGAAGAACTGTGTCCCGGCAGGCATACACGATGCTCCCGCTCTGCTGCACGACatcagg GCCCTGCTGAAGGAGCACGCAAATGACATCCCCAAACTGTCCTACACTGGCAAGCCCATCGTCAAGTGGCCcaagagg CCGTCGTGGTaccagccccctccccctcctcccccggtGGCTCGTCCCAAGCTGTCTGCCACGGTGGTGACCCCGCGACCCCAGAAGCCCGCCTCCTCCATGTCCGTGCTGCGGCGGCGGCGCGTGCGGTGTAAGCGCTGCGAGGCGTGTGTCAGGACGGAGTGCGGGGACTGTAACTTCTGCAGGGACATGAAGAAGTTTGGCGGGCCGGGGAAACTCAAACAGACCTGCGTGCTCCGACAGTGTCTGGCG CCGGGTCTGCCCCTGTCAGTGGTGTGTGAGATCTGTGCAGAGGGGaaccaggagggaggagaggggccaGTCTTCGCCCTCACCCTCATGGAGTGTTCCAACTGTGCCCAGATAGCCCACCCCGCCTGCCTCAAG gTAACAGGGGATGGTGTGGTGAATACAGATCTGCCCAGCTGCTGGGAGTGTCccaaatgtgttctgggaatcACTGACACTGAG GTGAAGGAGGACAAGAATAAAATGTTACACGCG aAACGCAAGTCTTCTTCGTATCTCGACGGCCGCATCGCCAAGATCTACCGTCGCCGTGGTCACAGCCGAGACGATGACGACTCGGGCagcgatgatgatggtgatgatgaaggCTCCAGGGGCGGAGGAGGCGGCGCGGGACAGAAGATGTCCGGGCCATGCCCTCGCGGCAGTGGCTCCACCTCTCGGAGAGGCTATGGGACTGGGAGGCGGGGCATTTGGAGAGGCTCCTCCCACAGAGGAGGGGCAGGCCGCAGGAGTGGGCTtgcccctcactcctccctgaaGATGAGGCGCGGCAGAGGAGGGCTGGGGGCGGgccgaggggatagagagggggggcgTAGGGAGAGGGGCGGGAGAGTGCGCCTCCGGGGAGGCACCAGGATGCAGAGACGCAGGGACGAGtcagaggatgatgatgatgatgacgacgaGGAAGATGACGACAGCGAGGAAGATCGGCAGCATCACCACCGGCAACGTCGCAGGCAGAGGAGAACGGACGACGAGGAAGACGACAACGATGAGGAAGACGATGATGAGGAAGACAGCTCGGCCCGGGacctggagggggaggatgaggacgTGGCGTATGAAGACGAGGATGAGGAAGACGATGAGAACAGGTCAGACTCTGAACCAGAGCCTCCCGTCCTCCTGGTGTCTGACCTTAACGACGACCTCCTAAACGGCTCATACCTGACAGTGACCCTACAGCGCCCCCCCAGGGCCAAACGCCACCCCGGCTCCATCGTGCCCAAGCTGGAGGCCGCCATGTCTCCCAGAACCCACGGCGGCGGTCCAGGTTACGTCCAGCATAAAACCCTCGGGAAGACGCGGCACAAAAACGGCACGGTCGCCGCCGGCCACGGCCTGGCCCAGCCCGCCAAGAATCCAGTCGGCCGGCCGCCTCGTCACCGTATCAACAATCCCCACGGCGACACAgcagacagggaaagagagagggacactgCCTCTCATTCCTACTCTGACTCCTCggcctcccccacccctcctcccccctcctcccactctccttccTCGCTCCTGTCGCTTCCCTCCTTCAAGGATGTAGGAAAcgagaaaggaggggagaaggaggtgtgGGTGGCGGTGTTCCGTTACCTGAGCCGAGCTGAGCTGGCAAGCTGTATGGCTGTCTGTAAGGCCTGGTACAAATG gaGTTGTGACAAGCGTCTGTGGAGTGGTGTGGATGTATCGCggtgtccctccctctcctcccaggccGTGCAGGGCATCATCAAACGCCAGCCCACCTCGCTGGACCTTTCCTGGACCCCCGTGTCCAAGAAACAGATCACCCTGCTCATACACCGCCTgccag gtctgaaggagttGATGATAGCAGGTTGCTCCTGGTCGTCCATGTCAGCCCTGTCCACCCCCAGCCTGCCGTGCCTCCGTACCCTGGACCTGCGCTGGGCAGAGGGGGTCAAAGACACCCAGATCAGGGACCTGGTCGTACCACCAG gtTGTGACAGTCGGTCTCGGCTGCGTGGCTGTGTGGCGCTGCGTCTAGCCGGCCTGGACATCAGTGACTCCACCCTGAGGCTGATTCTCCGTCACATGCCCCTGCTAGAGCGGCTGGACCTGGCCCACTGCAGGGACCTCACGGACCAGTCCATCTGCCTGCTCACCGCCGCCGGCACAAACACACGCAACACGCTCACGGAGATCAACCTCGCAG gttGTAACAAGCTGACGGACGGCTGTCTGGCGTACCTGAAGAGGGCGTCTGGCCTGGCACTGCTGGACCTGCGGGGCTGCAAAGGTGTGACGCTGCGGGGCTGTGAGGGCTTCATCTCGGACCTCGCTCACTGCGTCTTGTTCTGTATGACGGAGGAGAAACTCATTCAGAGGATATCGTAA
- the kdm2aa gene encoding lysine (K)-specific demethylase 2Aa isoform X3: MMDVMDVSTQKGIEMSMAQWRRYYETPPSQRDKLYNVISLEFSHTKLENLVQRPASVDIIDWVDNMWPRHLKERQRDSTNSITDMQYPKVQKYCLMSVQGCYTDFHIDFGGSSVWYHILRGGKVFWLIPPTPQNLELYEDWVLSGKQGDIFLGDKAQGCQRIELKQGYTFMIPSGWIHAVYTPVDTLVFGGNFLHSFNIPMQLNIYSIEDRTRVPAKFRYPFYYEMCWYVLERYLFSLTNTSYLTPDFQKHSLGIGLTRDPSTCESVNGHTQEEDEQEAPPTPGSNPGVKVHLTPFELEGLWNLLGKLESLPSQKNCVPAGIHDAPALLHDIRALLKEHANDIPKLSYTGKPIVKWPKRPSWYQPPPPPPPVARPKLSATVVTPRPQKPASSMSVLRRRRVRCKRCEACVRTECGDCNFCRDMKKFGGPGKLKQTCVLRQCLAPGLPLSVVCEICAEGNQEGGEGPVFALTLMECSNCAQIAHPACLKVTGDGVVNTDLPSCWECPKCVLGITDTEVKEDKNKMLHAKRKSSSYLDGRIAKIYRRRGHSRDDDDSGSDDDGDDEGSRGGGGGAGQKMSGPCPRGSGSTSRRGYGTGRRGIWRGSSHRGGAGRRSGLAPHSSLKMRRGRGGLGAGRGDREGGRRERGGRVRLRGGTRMQRRRDESEDDDDDDDEEDDDSEEDRQHHHRQRRRQRRTDDEEDDNDEEDDDEEDSSARDLEGEDEDVAYEDEDEEDDENRSDSEPEPPVLLVSDLNDDLLNGSYLTVTLQRPPRAKRHPGSIVPKLEAAMSPRTHGGGPGYVQHKTLGKTRHKNGTVAAGHGLAQPAKNPVGRPPRHRINNPHGDTADRERERDTASHSYSDSSASPTPPPPSSHSPSSLLSLPSFKDVGNEKGGEKEVWVAVFRYLSRAELASCMAVCKAWYKWSCDKRLWSGVDVSRCPSLSSQAVQGIIKRQPTSLDLSWTPVSKKQITLLIHRLPGLKELMIAGCSWSSMSALSTPSLPCLRTLDLRWAEGVKDTQIRDLVVPPGCDSRSRLRGCVALRLAGLDISDSTLRLILRHMPLLERLDLAHCRDLTDQSICLLTAAGTNTRNTLTEINLAGCNKLTDGCLAYLKRASGLALLDLRGCKGVTLRGCEGFISDLAHCVLFCMTEEKLIQRIS, encoded by the exons atgatggatgtgatggatgtcAGTACTCAGAAGGGCATAGAGATGTCTATGGCCCAGTGGAGACGTTACTACGAGACACCCCCCTCCCAGAGGGACAAACTCTACAACGTCATCAGCCTGGAGTTTAGCCACACCAAGCTGGAGAACCTGGTCCAGAGGCCTGCATCG GTGGACATCATAGACTGGGTGGACAACATGTGGCCTCGGCAcctgaaggagagacagagagactccaCCAACTCCATCACAGACATGCAGTACCCCAAAGTGCAGAA gTACTGTCTAATGAGTGTGCAGGGCTGCTACACGGACTTCCACATAGACTTCGGCGGTTCCTCGGTCTGGTACCACATACTGCGGGGAGGCAAG GTGTTCTGGCTGATCCCGCCCACGCCTCAGAACCTGGAGCTGTATGAGGACTGGGTGTTGTCGGGGAAACAGGGAGACATCTTCCTGGGAGACAAGGCCCAGGGCTGTCAGAGGATAGAGCTGAAGCAGGGCTATACCTTCATGATCCCCTCAG GTTGGATCCACGCGGTCTACACTCCAGTGGACACCCTGGTGTTTGGGGGAAACTTCCTCCACAGCTTCAACATCCCCATGCAGCTCAACATCTACAGCATCGAGGACAGGACACGG GTACCAGCCAAGTTCCGTTACCCATTCTATTATGAGATGTGTTGGTACGTGCTGGAGAGATACCTCTTCAGTCTGACCAACACCTCCTACCTCACGCCTGACTTCCAGAAGCACTCCCTGGGCATCG GTCTTACCAGAGACCCCTCCACCTGTGAGTCAGTCAACGGGCACACCCAGGAGGAGGATGAACAGGAGGCTCCCCCGACCCCGGGCTCTAATcccggggtgaaggttcacctcaCGCCCTTTGAGCTGGAGGGGCTGTGGAACCTGCTGGGGAAGCTGGAGTCGCTGCCCTCACAGAAGAACTGTGTCCCGGCAGGCATACACGATGCTCCCGCTCTGCTGCACGACatcagg GCCCTGCTGAAGGAGCACGCAAATGACATCCCCAAACTGTCCTACACTGGCAAGCCCATCGTCAAGTGGCCcaagagg CCGTCGTGGTaccagccccctccccctcctcccccggtGGCTCGTCCCAAGCTGTCTGCCACGGTGGTGACCCCGCGACCCCAGAAGCCCGCCTCCTCCATGTCCGTGCTGCGGCGGCGGCGCGTGCGGTGTAAGCGCTGCGAGGCGTGTGTCAGGACGGAGTGCGGGGACTGTAACTTCTGCAGGGACATGAAGAAGTTTGGCGGGCCGGGGAAACTCAAACAGACCTGCGTGCTCCGACAGTGTCTGGCG CCGGGTCTGCCCCTGTCAGTGGTGTGTGAGATCTGTGCAGAGGGGaaccaggagggaggagaggggccaGTCTTCGCCCTCACCCTCATGGAGTGTTCCAACTGTGCCCAGATAGCCCACCCCGCCTGCCTCAAG gTAACAGGGGATGGTGTGGTGAATACAGATCTGCCCAGCTGCTGGGAGTGTCccaaatgtgttctgggaatcACTGACACTGAG GTGAAGGAGGACAAGAATAAAATGTTACACGCG aAACGCAAGTCTTCTTCGTATCTCGACGGCCGCATCGCCAAGATCTACCGTCGCCGTGGTCACAGCCGAGACGATGACGACTCGGGCagcgatgatgatggtgatgatgaaggCTCCAGGGGCGGAGGAGGCGGCGCGGGACAGAAGATGTCCGGGCCATGCCCTCGCGGCAGTGGCTCCACCTCTCGGAGAGGCTATGGGACTGGGAGGCGGGGCATTTGGAGAGGCTCCTCCCACAGAGGAGGGGCAGGCCGCAGGAGTGGGCTtgcccctcactcctccctgaaGATGAGGCGCGGCAGAGGAGGGCTGGGGGCGGgccgaggggatagagagggggggcgTAGGGAGAGGGGCGGGAGAGTGCGCCTCCGGGGAGGCACCAGGATGCAGAGACGCAGGGACGAGtcagaggatgatgatgatgatgacgacgaGGAAGATGACGACAGCGAGGAAGATCGGCAGCATCACCACCGGCAACGTCGCAGGCAGAGGAGAACGGACGACGAGGAAGACGACAACGATGAGGAAGACGATGATGAGGAAGACAGCTCGGCCCGGGacctggagggggaggatgaggacgTGGCGTATGAAGACGAGGATGAGGAAGACGATGAGAACAGGTCAGACTCTGAACCAGAGCCTCCCGTCCTCCTGGTGTCTGACCTTAACGACGACCTCCTAAACGGCTCATACCTGACAGTGACCCTACAGCGCCCCCCCAGGGCCAAACGCCACCCCGGCTCCATCGTGCCCAAGCTGGAGGCCGCCATGTCTCCCAGAACCCACGGCGGCGGTCCAGGTTACGTCCAGCATAAAACCCTCGGGAAGACGCGGCACAAAAACGGCACGGTCGCCGCCGGCCACGGCCTGGCCCAGCCCGCCAAGAATCCAGTCGGCCGGCCGCCTCGTCACCGTATCAACAATCCCCACGGCGACACAgcagacagggaaagagagagggacactgCCTCTCATTCCTACTCTGACTCCTCggcctcccccacccctcctcccccctcctcccactctccttccTCGCTCCTGTCGCTTCCCTCCTTCAAGGATGTAGGAAAcgagaaaggaggggagaaggaggtgtgGGTGGCGGTGTTCCGTTACCTGAGCCGAGCTGAGCTGGCAAGCTGTATGGCTGTCTGTAAGGCCTGGTACAAATG gaGTTGTGACAAGCGTCTGTGGAGTGGTGTGGATGTATCGCggtgtccctccctctcctcccaggccGTGCAGGGCATCATCAAACGCCAGCCCACCTCGCTGGACCTTTCCTGGACCCCCGTGTCCAAGAAACAGATCACCCTGCTCATACACCGCCTgccag gtctgaaggagttGATGATAGCAGGTTGCTCCTGGTCGTCCATGTCAGCCCTGTCCACCCCCAGCCTGCCGTGCCTCCGTACCCTGGACCTGCGCTGGGCAGAGGGGGTCAAAGACACCCAGATCAGGGACCTGGTCGTACCACCAG gtTGTGACAGTCGGTCTCGGCTGCGTGGCTGTGTGGCGCTGCGTCTAGCCGGCCTGGACATCAGTGACTCCACCCTGAGGCTGATTCTCCGTCACATGCCCCTGCTAGAGCGGCTGGACCTGGCCCACTGCAGGGACCTCACGGACCAGTCCATCTGCCTGCTCACCGCCGCCGGCACAAACACACGCAACACGCTCACGGAGATCAACCTCGCAG gttGTAACAAGCTGACGGACGGCTGTCTGGCGTACCTGAAGAGGGCGTCTGGCCTGGCACTGCTGGACCTGCGGGGCTGCAAAGGTGTGACGCTGCGGGGCTGTGAGGGCTTCATCTCGGACCTCGCTCACTGCGTCTTGTTCTGTATGACGGAGGAGAAACTCATTCAGAGGATATCGTAA
- the kdm2aa gene encoding lysine (K)-specific demethylase 2Aa isoform X1: MEDKRRPRFSKRLRSGTRRRYHDDGISDDEIEGKRTFDLEEKLTSERFTSDRVKRMEGKDLTFEYIQRGGLRDPIIFEKPDGLGIKMPDPDFSVNDVKIFVGSRRMMDVMDVSTQKGIEMSMAQWRRYYETPPSQRDKLYNVISLEFSHTKLENLVQRPASVDIIDWVDNMWPRHLKERQRDSTNSITDMQYPKVQKYCLMSVQGCYTDFHIDFGGSSVWYHILRGGKVFWLIPPTPQNLELYEDWVLSGKQGDIFLGDKAQGCQRIELKQGYTFMIPSGWIHAVYTPVDTLVFGGNFLHSFNIPMQLNIYSIEDRTRVPAKFRYPFYYEMCWYVLERYLFSLTNTSYLTPDFQKHSLGIGLTRDPSTCESVNGHTQEEDEQEAPPTPGSNPGVKVHLTPFELEGLWNLLGKLESLPSQKNCVPAGIHDAPALLHDIRALLKEHANDIPKLSYTGKPIVKWPKRPSWYQPPPPPPPVARPKLSATVVTPRPQKPASSMSVLRRRRVRCKRCEACVRTECGDCNFCRDMKKFGGPGKLKQTCVLRQCLAPGLPLSVVCEICAEGNQEGGEGPVFALTLMECSNCAQIAHPACLKVTGDGVVNTDLPSCWECPKCVLGITDTEVKEDKNKMLHAKRKSSSYLDGRIAKIYRRRGHSRDDDDSGSDDDGDDEGSRGGGGGAGQKMSGPCPRGSGSTSRRGYGTGRRGIWRGSSHRGGAGRRSGLAPHSSLKMRRGRGGLGAGRGDREGGRRERGGRVRLRGGTRMQRRRDESEDDDDDDDEEDDDSEEDRQHHHRQRRRQRRTDDEEDDNDEEDDDEEDSSARDLEGEDEDVAYEDEDEEDDENRSDSEPEPPVLLVSDLNDDLLNGSYLTVTLQRPPRAKRHPGSIVPKLEAAMSPRTHGGGPGYVQHKTLGKTRHKNGTVAAGHGLAQPAKNPVGRPPRHRINNPHGDTADRERERDTASHSYSDSSASPTPPPPSSHSPSSLLSLPSFKDVGNEKGGEKEVWVAVFRYLSRAELASCMAVCKAWYKWSCDKRLWSGVDVSRCPSLSSQAVQGIIKRQPTSLDLSWTPVSKKQITLLIHRLPGLKELMIAGCSWSSMSALSTPSLPCLRTLDLRWAEGVKDTQIRDLVVPPGCDSRSRLRGCVALRLAGLDISDSTLRLILRHMPLLERLDLAHCRDLTDQSICLLTAAGTNTRNTLTEINLAGCNKLTDGCLAYLKRASGLALLDLRGCKGVTLRGCEGFISDLAHCVLFCMTEEKLIQRIS; encoded by the exons ATGGAAGATAAGCGTCGACCAAGATTCAGCAAGCGGCTG cggTCGGGCACGCGGCGGCGCTACCATGACGATGGTATCTCGGACGACGAGATCGAGGGGAAGAGGACCTTTGACCTGGAGGAGAAGCTGACGAGCGAGAGGTTCACCTCGGACAGGGTCAAACGCATGGAGGGGAAAG ACCTCACTTTTGAGTACATCCAAAGAGGTGGGTTGAGGGACCCGATCATCTTTGAGAAGCCAGACGGATTGGGCATCAA GATGCCAGATCCAGACTTCAGTGTGAACGACGTCAAGATATTTGTCG GCAGCAGGCGtatgatggatgtgatggatgtcAGTACTCAGAAGGGCATAGAGATGTCTATGGCCCAGTGGAGACGTTACTACGAGACACCCCCCTCCCAGAGGGACAAACTCTACAACGTCATCAGCCTGGAGTTTAGCCACACCAAGCTGGAGAACCTGGTCCAGAGGCCTGCATCG GTGGACATCATAGACTGGGTGGACAACATGTGGCCTCGGCAcctgaaggagagacagagagactccaCCAACTCCATCACAGACATGCAGTACCCCAAAGTGCAGAA gTACTGTCTAATGAGTGTGCAGGGCTGCTACACGGACTTCCACATAGACTTCGGCGGTTCCTCGGTCTGGTACCACATACTGCGGGGAGGCAAG GTGTTCTGGCTGATCCCGCCCACGCCTCAGAACCTGGAGCTGTATGAGGACTGGGTGTTGTCGGGGAAACAGGGAGACATCTTCCTGGGAGACAAGGCCCAGGGCTGTCAGAGGATAGAGCTGAAGCAGGGCTATACCTTCATGATCCCCTCAG GTTGGATCCACGCGGTCTACACTCCAGTGGACACCCTGGTGTTTGGGGGAAACTTCCTCCACAGCTTCAACATCCCCATGCAGCTCAACATCTACAGCATCGAGGACAGGACACGG GTACCAGCCAAGTTCCGTTACCCATTCTATTATGAGATGTGTTGGTACGTGCTGGAGAGATACCTCTTCAGTCTGACCAACACCTCCTACCTCACGCCTGACTTCCAGAAGCACTCCCTGGGCATCG GTCTTACCAGAGACCCCTCCACCTGTGAGTCAGTCAACGGGCACACCCAGGAGGAGGATGAACAGGAGGCTCCCCCGACCCCGGGCTCTAATcccggggtgaaggttcacctcaCGCCCTTTGAGCTGGAGGGGCTGTGGAACCTGCTGGGGAAGCTGGAGTCGCTGCCCTCACAGAAGAACTGTGTCCCGGCAGGCATACACGATGCTCCCGCTCTGCTGCACGACatcagg GCCCTGCTGAAGGAGCACGCAAATGACATCCCCAAACTGTCCTACACTGGCAAGCCCATCGTCAAGTGGCCcaagagg CCGTCGTGGTaccagccccctccccctcctcccccggtGGCTCGTCCCAAGCTGTCTGCCACGGTGGTGACCCCGCGACCCCAGAAGCCCGCCTCCTCCATGTCCGTGCTGCGGCGGCGGCGCGTGCGGTGTAAGCGCTGCGAGGCGTGTGTCAGGACGGAGTGCGGGGACTGTAACTTCTGCAGGGACATGAAGAAGTTTGGCGGGCCGGGGAAACTCAAACAGACCTGCGTGCTCCGACAGTGTCTGGCG CCGGGTCTGCCCCTGTCAGTGGTGTGTGAGATCTGTGCAGAGGGGaaccaggagggaggagaggggccaGTCTTCGCCCTCACCCTCATGGAGTGTTCCAACTGTGCCCAGATAGCCCACCCCGCCTGCCTCAAG gTAACAGGGGATGGTGTGGTGAATACAGATCTGCCCAGCTGCTGGGAGTGTCccaaatgtgttctgggaatcACTGACACTGAG GTGAAGGAGGACAAGAATAAAATGTTACACGCG aAACGCAAGTCTTCTTCGTATCTCGACGGCCGCATCGCCAAGATCTACCGTCGCCGTGGTCACAGCCGAGACGATGACGACTCGGGCagcgatgatgatggtgatgatgaaggCTCCAGGGGCGGAGGAGGCGGCGCGGGACAGAAGATGTCCGGGCCATGCCCTCGCGGCAGTGGCTCCACCTCTCGGAGAGGCTATGGGACTGGGAGGCGGGGCATTTGGAGAGGCTCCTCCCACAGAGGAGGGGCAGGCCGCAGGAGTGGGCTtgcccctcactcctccctgaaGATGAGGCGCGGCAGAGGAGGGCTGGGGGCGGgccgaggggatagagagggggggcgTAGGGAGAGGGGCGGGAGAGTGCGCCTCCGGGGAGGCACCAGGATGCAGAGACGCAGGGACGAGtcagaggatgatgatgatgatgacgacgaGGAAGATGACGACAGCGAGGAAGATCGGCAGCATCACCACCGGCAACGTCGCAGGCAGAGGAGAACGGACGACGAGGAAGACGACAACGATGAGGAAGACGATGATGAGGAAGACAGCTCGGCCCGGGacctggagggggaggatgaggacgTGGCGTATGAAGACGAGGATGAGGAAGACGATGAGAACAGGTCAGACTCTGAACCAGAGCCTCCCGTCCTCCTGGTGTCTGACCTTAACGACGACCTCCTAAACGGCTCATACCTGACAGTGACCCTACAGCGCCCCCCCAGGGCCAAACGCCACCCCGGCTCCATCGTGCCCAAGCTGGAGGCCGCCATGTCTCCCAGAACCCACGGCGGCGGTCCAGGTTACGTCCAGCATAAAACCCTCGGGAAGACGCGGCACAAAAACGGCACGGTCGCCGCCGGCCACGGCCTGGCCCAGCCCGCCAAGAATCCAGTCGGCCGGCCGCCTCGTCACCGTATCAACAATCCCCACGGCGACACAgcagacagggaaagagagagggacactgCCTCTCATTCCTACTCTGACTCCTCggcctcccccacccctcctcccccctcctcccactctccttccTCGCTCCTGTCGCTTCCCTCCTTCAAGGATGTAGGAAAcgagaaaggaggggagaaggaggtgtgGGTGGCGGTGTTCCGTTACCTGAGCCGAGCTGAGCTGGCAAGCTGTATGGCTGTCTGTAAGGCCTGGTACAAATG gaGTTGTGACAAGCGTCTGTGGAGTGGTGTGGATGTATCGCggtgtccctccctctcctcccaggccGTGCAGGGCATCATCAAACGCCAGCCCACCTCGCTGGACCTTTCCTGGACCCCCGTGTCCAAGAAACAGATCACCCTGCTCATACACCGCCTgccag gtctgaaggagttGATGATAGCAGGTTGCTCCTGGTCGTCCATGTCAGCCCTGTCCACCCCCAGCCTGCCGTGCCTCCGTACCCTGGACCTGCGCTGGGCAGAGGGGGTCAAAGACACCCAGATCAGGGACCTGGTCGTACCACCAG gtTGTGACAGTCGGTCTCGGCTGCGTGGCTGTGTGGCGCTGCGTCTAGCCGGCCTGGACATCAGTGACTCCACCCTGAGGCTGATTCTCCGTCACATGCCCCTGCTAGAGCGGCTGGACCTGGCCCACTGCAGGGACCTCACGGACCAGTCCATCTGCCTGCTCACCGCCGCCGGCACAAACACACGCAACACGCTCACGGAGATCAACCTCGCAG gttGTAACAAGCTGACGGACGGCTGTCTGGCGTACCTGAAGAGGGCGTCTGGCCTGGCACTGCTGGACCTGCGGGGCTGCAAAGGTGTGACGCTGCGGGGCTGTGAGGGCTTCATCTCGGACCTCGCTCACTGCGTCTTGTTCTGTATGACGGAGGAGAAACTCATTCAGAGGATATCGTAA